From Sphingobium sp. B2D3C:
GCCCGCCGCTTCGAGGATGCCGGAGTCGCCTCACTGCTGTTCACCGATGTGGGCCGCGATGGCCTGCTCAAGGGCGTGAACATCGATGCGACCGTCGAGCTGGCGCGGGCGGTGGACATTCCCGTGATCGCCAGCGGCGGCGTCGCGGATATTTCGGACATTCGGGTGCTCAGCCTCCATGCTGGCGATGGCATCGAGGGCGTGGTGACCGGCCGGGCGCTTTACGATGGTCGGTTGGACCTGCGGGCCGCGATTGCTGTGGCGAATGCCGCGTGAATGTCACGCAGCTACCTCCCGTTCGCTCGCCACGAACGGATGTGAGGATTTAGTCCAGTGACCGTCCGCACCCGCATCATCCCCTGTCTCGATGTCGCCAATGGCCGCGTGGTCAAGGGCGTGAACTTCGTCGACCTGCGCGATGCCGGCGATCCGGTCGAGCAGGCGAAGGTCTATGATGCGGCGGGCGCGGACGAATTGTGCTTCCTTGATATCACCGCCAGCCACGAGGATCGCGGCACGCTGCTCGATATCGTCGCGCGCACGGCGGAAGTCTGCTTCATGCCGCTCACCGTCGGCGGTGGCGTGCGCAGCGCGGAGGATGCGCGGGCGCTCCTGCTCGCCGGCGCGGACAAGGTCGCCGTGAACAGCGCCGCCGTGTCGCGCCCCGAAGTGGTGAGCGAGATTGCGGATCGGTTCGGCAGCCAGTGCATCGTGGCCTCCGTCGATGCCCGGCGGGTCGGTGAGGGCCGCTGGGAAATCTTCACCCATGGCGGCCGTCGCGCCACCGGCATCGACGCGCTGGCTCATGCCGCGCGGCTGGCGGCGCTGGGCGCAGGCGAGTTGCTCGTCACGTCGATGGATGGGGACGGCACCAAGCAGGGCTATGATCTCGCGCTGACCCGCGCCATTGCCGATGCGGTCACCGTGCCGGTCATCGCCAGCGGCGGTGTCGGCACGCTCGATCATCTGGTTGAGGGCGTGACGCAGGGCCATGCCAGCGCGGTTCTGGCGGCCTCCATCTTCCATTTCGGTCAGCATAGCGTGCGTGAGGCGCGGGCAGCATTGGCCGCTGCGGGCATTCCTGTTCGTCATCTCTGAGCGCGGCGTCAGCCGGAAAAGCCATTGACGCCCGGCGGCGCAGCGGCAAGGACAAGCGCCATGGACAGCCTCTTCCGCCTCGAACAGACCATCCTCGCCCGGCGCGAGGCCGATCCCGACAGTTCCTATGTCGCCCGCCTGCGCGCCAAGGGGCTGGGCAAGATGGCGCAGAAATTCGGCGAGGAAGCGGTCGAAACGGTGATCGCCGCGCTGAGTGAGGACGAGGCGGCCCTGACCGGCGAAGCGGCCGACCTCATGTTCCACCTGCTCGTCCTGCTCGCCGAGCGTGGCATTACGCTCGCCGATGTCTGCGCCGAGCTGGACCGGCGCGAGGGCGTCTCGGGGCTGGATGAGAAGGCCAACCGTCCGAAATGACCTTCCTTCTGGAGTGAGCCATGGCGATCGATCCGACCCTTCCCTATGACGAGAGCAATATCTTCGCGAAGATCCTGCGCGGAGACATCCCCTGCAACAAGGTGTTCGAGGATGATCACGTCCTCGCCTTCCATGACATCGCCCCGCAGGCCCCCACGCACATTCTCGTGATTCCCAAGGGCGCCTATGTGAGCTGGGATGATTTCTCGGCCCGCGCGAGCGAGGGCGAGATCGCGGCATTCGTGCGCGCAGTCGGCACGATTGCGCGGGAGGCGGGGCTGGTGGAGCCGGGCTATCGCCTGCTCGCCAATGTCGGCGCGCATGGCGGGCAGGAAGTGCCGCATCTGCATATTCATCTGTTCGGCGGACGCGCGCTGGGGCCGATGCTGGCGCGCTGAGCGCGGTTTGCCTGCCCGCGACGCCTTCCCCTGTCGCAAGCCCCTTGCGCGTCGCCGATAAGCCTATAGGCTTGGCGGTCAGTTCAGGGGGAGCGGCTGCGGCCGCGCTGTATAGAGAGACGCGCATGATCTTTGGCCGCATCAAGCCACTCGACGCCATTCTCGCCACTGCCGAAAAGAAATCACTGCACCGATCGCTCGGGGCCTTCCAGCTGACCATGCTGGGTGTGGGCGCCGTGATCGGCACCGGCATTTTCGTGCTGACGGCGGAAGCGGCGCAGAAGGCGGGGCCGGGCATGATGCTCTCCTTCGTCATCGCCGGCTTCGTCTGTGCCGTGGCGGCGCTCTGCTATTCGGAAATGGCCTCGATGGTCCCGGTTTCGGGATCGGCCTACACGTATAGCTATGCGGTGATGGGCGAGCTGATCGCCTGGATGGTCGGCTGGGCCTTGATCCTCGAATATGCCGTGGCGGCGGGGGCCGTCTCGGTCGGCTGGTCCGGCTATGTCGTCGGCCTGCTCGAACATGCGCTGGGCATCGACATTCCCAACATGCTGGTGCGCGGGCCGTTCGATGGCGGTCTGGTCAATCTGCCCGCCATGGGCATCGCCCTGCTGGTCACCTGGCTGCTCGTCATCGGCACGCGTGAGAGCGCGATGGTCAATGCCGTGCTCGTGGTGATCAAGGTCGCGGCGCTCACTCTGTTCATCGTGCTGGCGCTGCCAGTGATGAACATGGAGCAGTTCTCGCCTTTTGCACCCTTGGGCTTCGGCGGCATAGGCGCGGCGGCGGCGTCGATCTTCTTTGCCTATGTGGGCTTCGATGCGGTCTCCACCGCGGCGGAGGAAACCAAGAATCCCCAGCGCAACATGCCGATCGGCCTCATTGGGTCGCTCACCATCTGCACGATTTTCTACCTGTTGGTTGCTGCCGGGGTTGTCGGCACGGTGGGCTCGCAGCCTTTGATGGGCCCGGCCGGGGAAGCGCTGGCGCCGGGCAGCAAGGCGCTGGCCGATCAGTGCGCGGCCATCGGCGATCAGGCAGTGGTCTGCTCGAAAGAAGCGTTGGCCTGGACGATGCGGGAGATCGGCTGGCCGCAGATCGGCAACCTCATCGGTTTGGCTGCTGGTCTTGCCCTGCCGTCGGTCATCCTCATGATGATGTTCGGCCAGACGCGCATCTTCTTCGTCATGAGCCGGGACGGGCTGCTGCCGGCGGTGTTCTCCAAGGTCCACCCCAAGTTCCACACGCCGCATGTCATCACGATCATCACCGGCGTTTTCGTGGCCCTGTTCGCGGCCTTCTTCCCGGTCGGCATTCTCGCCGACATTTCCAATTCCGGCACGCTGTTTGCCTTTGCCGCCGTCTCCATCGCCGTGCTCGTGCTGAGGCGGACGGACCCGACGCGCAAGCGGCCGTTCCGTACACCGGCCATCGCCATCACCGCGCCGGTCGCGATCCTCGGCTGCATCTACCTCTTCTTCAAACTCGGTATCGAGACGAAGCTGATGTTCGTGGCCTGGGCTGTAGTCGGTCTCGTCGTCTATTTCGCCTATAGCCGCTCGCGCAGCCATGTCGGGCGCGGCACCGTCGAAGTGCCTGAGGCCGATCCCGACGCGCCGCCGCAGCCCGTGCCGCCCATCGACTGACGGCACCGGTCAGCCGCGCCGCATCGATTATCTCAGGATTTGTTGCGCAGCCCCAGATCGTGCGCGAGAACATCCAGATTGGCGCCGGGGTGGATGATCAGCCATCGGTCCGGCTTGCTGGTGTCGACCACGGTTACCGCGCGCTTGGGGCAGATGTCGAGGCAGCCGACCTCGAGAATGCCGGCACCGGCCTTGCGACCCTTGCCGAGCTGCAGGTGCTTGCGCAGGGCCTTGCCAAGGGTCTTGTTCCCCTCCGGCCCGAAGCCGCCGCCCTTGATCTTCTTCTCGCATTTGCGACAAACCAGCACCGCGTTGGACCAGCGACTGCGGACCTGACGGGCGCTCATGGCGCGGGCTTCCAGCTCTTGCGCTCCTCGGCCACGCGCAGCACGTCATAGGCGGCCTGGATGGCCTGAAAGCGCGTGGCGGCGTCGGCATCGCCGGGGCGCACATCCGGGTGGCATTCCTTGGCAAGTGCGCGCCAGCTCCGCTTCACCGCCTCGAAATCGGCATCGCTCTCCAGCCCCAGCACATCGAGCGCGCGCATCTCGTCGCGCGAGCGGGTGCCATCGCCGGGGCCGGCCCATTGATTATGGGCGCTGGTCCGATAGCCGGAGGCGTCACGCTGCTCATTGTGCATGCGCTCGTTGCGCTCTTCCTCGTCCAATCCCGCGAAATAATCCCAGCCCTTGTTATATTCGGCAGCATGAGCCTGGCAGAAATACCAGCGGTCCGGGCTGTTGGGGGATTTGGGCGCGGGGCAGTTGCCGGGCTGGTCGCAGCCATGCCGGTCGCACAGCCGAACGGCCTGCGCTTCCCGCGCGGAGCCATAGCTGCGCCAGCGGGGAAAGCCCCAGTCATTGTTCCGTCCGCTTCTGGCCATCCGATCTCACTTAGTGCGGGTTCGTGGTGAAATCCACCGTAGCGCGGTGAAAATGCGGGTATCGCAGCGGTCGCGCCATTGCCCTGCAGGCGATCAGCAAAATGCCAGGCGGTCTGTAAGCCGGGTTCTGTCCACCGCCGCCGTATCCCCTAAGGGACGCGCATGCGGATGGGCGACCATTCCTCTAGGGCCATGCTCTCGCAGGGCCTCAAGCAACCAACCCGGGCGATCTCGGCCGAAACAAGCCTAGCAGGTCCGAAGACCTGCGCGCCGCCCCTATTCGGTCTTGCTCCCGGTGGGGTTTACCGTGCCGTCCGCCGTTGCCGGGGACGCGGTGCGCTCTTACCGCACCCTTTCACTGTTCACGCGGCCGAAGCCTAAGCCCGAAGGCGAACGTGACCTGCTCTCTGTTGCACTGTCCCTAACTCCCGCGAGGAGAGCCGCCGGACGTTATCCGGCACCGTTGTTTCGTGGAGCCCGGACTTTCCTCGCCGGACGCAAGCGCCCGCCGCGGCCGCCCGACCGCCTGGCGAACGGGGCTATAGGCGCAGGCGGGCGGAGAGTCATCAGTTCAGTTCACCTTCGCCCACTAAACTCAGGAAAAGAAAACTTTAAATTGGCGCAGACCGCCATCTGCGGAGTCACGTTAGAAAGGGCTAGGTTTTGTCGGCATGAGATGTCACTTCAGGATCTGGTGTTGGGACGAGAGGGGGAAGGGACAAATATGTCTATAGTTGTTGGACTGGCGCTGTTTACCGCTGCAGCCAGCACTGAAACAGCTGAGGCGGCTCAGGCACTTGCTACAATTCGGGAGCAGACCGCCCGCCTCGATCTTACGGCAGCGGCCAAAACAATGAACGCCGCAATCAGC
This genomic window contains:
- the hisF gene encoding imidazole glycerol phosphate synthase subunit HisF, with the protein product MTVRTRIIPCLDVANGRVVKGVNFVDLRDAGDPVEQAKVYDAAGADELCFLDITASHEDRGTLLDIVARTAEVCFMPLTVGGGVRSAEDARALLLAGADKVAVNSAAVSRPEVVSEIADRFGSQCIVASVDARRVGEGRWEIFTHGGRRATGIDALAHAARLAALGAGELLVTSMDGDGTKQGYDLALTRAIADAVTVPVIASGGVGTLDHLVEGVTQGHASAVLAASIFHFGQHSVREARAALAAAGIPVRHL
- a CDS encoding phosphoribosyl-ATP diphosphatase, which encodes MDSLFRLEQTILARREADPDSSYVARLRAKGLGKMAQKFGEEAVETVIAALSEDEAALTGEAADLMFHLLVLLAERGITLADVCAELDRREGVSGLDEKANRPK
- a CDS encoding histidine triad nucleotide-binding protein, encoding MAIDPTLPYDESNIFAKILRGDIPCNKVFEDDHVLAFHDIAPQAPTHILVIPKGAYVSWDDFSARASEGEIAAFVRAVGTIAREAGLVEPGYRLLANVGAHGGQEVPHLHIHLFGGRALGPMLAR
- a CDS encoding amino acid permease, with protein sequence MIFGRIKPLDAILATAEKKSLHRSLGAFQLTMLGVGAVIGTGIFVLTAEAAQKAGPGMMLSFVIAGFVCAVAALCYSEMASMVPVSGSAYTYSYAVMGELIAWMVGWALILEYAVAAGAVSVGWSGYVVGLLEHALGIDIPNMLVRGPFDGGLVNLPAMGIALLVTWLLVIGTRESAMVNAVLVVIKVAALTLFIVLALPVMNMEQFSPFAPLGFGGIGAAAASIFFAYVGFDAVSTAAEETKNPQRNMPIGLIGSLTICTIFYLLVAAGVVGTVGSQPLMGPAGEALAPGSKALADQCAAIGDQAVVCSKEALAWTMREIGWPQIGNLIGLAAGLALPSVILMMMFGQTRIFFVMSRDGLLPAVFSKVHPKFHTPHVITIITGVFVALFAAFFPVGILADISNSGTLFAFAAVSIAVLVLRRTDPTRKRPFRTPAIAITAPVAILGCIYLFFKLGIETKLMFVAWAVVGLVVYFAYSRSRSHVGRGTVEVPEADPDAPPQPVPPID
- a CDS encoding (2Fe-2S) ferredoxin domain-containing protein — its product is MSARQVRSRWSNAVLVCRKCEKKIKGGGFGPEGNKTLGKALRKHLQLGKGRKAGAGILEVGCLDICPKRAVTVVDTSKPDRWLIIHPGANLDVLAHDLGLRNKS
- a CDS encoding J domain-containing protein, coding for MARSGRNNDWGFPRWRSYGSAREAQAVRLCDRHGCDQPGNCPAPKSPNSPDRWYFCQAHAAEYNKGWDYFAGLDEEERNERMHNEQRDASGYRTSAHNQWAGPGDGTRSRDEMRALDVLGLESDADFEAVKRSWRALAKECHPDVRPGDADAATRFQAIQAAYDVLRVAEERKSWKPAP